A single Methylosinus sp. H3A DNA region contains:
- a CDS encoding DUF5677 domain-containing protein: protein MKDAVPEGKRASPFPEIDRVDVSPERLAGFKSERDYLSLGLDLMIETGSYITIAISILGPDGTWTRDQAVIGGNMVRLYKLLSAMLDQTVQHRRETSFIFARLAFETVVAIRYLLQEYDLALLDRYVRHSLDHERRLLKAINENVDACSGIIRPIEDRMRRSIDRMFKSSGVAPEELPAKRERDWGGKNLYEKAEAVGLAKAYLGIFAGASQNVHGAWSDLYAHHLYTQGDGRFTPNIEWNRPRPQLLYSVALFSLETAEDFARFMGGQEVADYMVPDIRDLRDRLMAADQAHESYLAGKSWPEV, encoded by the coding sequence ATGAAAGACGCAGTCCCTGAAGGCAAGAGAGCTTCCCCTTTTCCAGAGATTGATCGGGTCGACGTAAGCCCGGAACGGCTTGCTGGTTTCAAGAGCGAGCGAGACTATTTGAGTCTCGGACTCGATCTCATGATCGAAACCGGCAGTTACATCACTATTGCCATTAGCATCCTCGGACCCGACGGAACTTGGACACGAGATCAAGCTGTTATCGGCGGCAACATGGTGCGCCTTTATAAGCTGCTTTCAGCTATGCTGGATCAGACCGTGCAGCATCGCCGGGAAACCAGCTTCATTTTTGCGCGCCTCGCCTTCGAGACCGTTGTGGCAATCCGCTATCTGCTGCAGGAGTACGATCTGGCTCTGCTTGATCGCTATGTGAGGCACTCGCTCGATCATGAGCGCCGCCTGCTCAAGGCGATCAATGAAAACGTCGACGCTTGTAGCGGCATCATACGTCCGATCGAGGATCGGATGCGTCGCTCGATCGATCGGATGTTCAAGAGTTCGGGCGTCGCGCCCGAGGAACTCCCCGCGAAAAGGGAACGGGATTGGGGCGGAAAGAACCTATACGAGAAGGCCGAGGCCGTAGGACTTGCCAAAGCCTACCTTGGGATATTCGCGGGTGCTTCGCAGAATGTGCATGGCGCATGGAGTGATCTGTATGCTCATCACCTTTATACTCAGGGCGACGGGCGCTTCACTCCCAACATTGAATGGAACCGCCCGCGTCCGCAACTGCTTTACAGCGTCGCCCTCTTCAGCCTCGAAACCGCTGAGGACTTCGCGCGATTCATGGGTGGGCAGGAGGTGGCCGATTATATGGTTCCTGATATCCGCGATCTGCGCGATCGGCTTATGGCGGCTGATCAAGCCCATGAATCCTACTTAGCAGGCAAATCCTGGCCAGAGGTCTAG
- the repC gene encoding plasmid replication protein RepC, whose product MEENRPRKKKSPARRPDLSKIANGGRQSLKSREYECTGHISDLPKNCKRLRVPRHRISLPVFRLNSGEQTMNHAQTTGSTGRRPDFAASYHAKKLFDAPLFAVTNKELLKAARNAVKALRLDRSERQTLEQLALCFGGQQLAHGLLCWPSNASICDATGMSDSTVRRALSKLCRRGLITPRESANGKRFPIKNASGEIVDARGFDLTPLFARAGEFADHVRIVEIDRRLKRQLRDDLTAIRNKVYDLCADDPHGLAGVAKRAEEVPRPSRDSSADELAGIIGSFAELAEEARTLRYTETLSENISGYAHQNDGHTKQEAKRSIEDCNQRSDANASQHPHEKRASGATFDASREEVSGTVRKTEQHSVTFELAIPKDLSLWREACPEIESFAPVRSIEEASATGATLIKACGLARHAYEDAIHRLGALNAGLLALFVYQRHADGERPGGTPVRSPGGLFVTFLRGIADGREDLTKHLHAMQRRRRAKRYH is encoded by the coding sequence ATGGAGGAGAACAGGCCCCGAAAAAAGAAAAGCCCGGCGCGACGGCCGGACCTCTCCAAGATCGCTAATGGGGGACGCCAATCCCTCAAAAGCCGGGAATATGAATGCACCGGCCACATTAGCGATCTTCCGAAAAATTGCAAGAGGTTGCGCGTCCCGCGCCACAGGATTTCTTTGCCTGTTTTCCGCTTAAATAGCGGAGAGCAAACGATGAATCACGCCCAGACGACAGGCTCGACGGGCCGTCGGCCCGACTTTGCCGCGAGTTATCACGCGAAAAAATTGTTCGACGCGCCCTTGTTCGCGGTCACAAACAAGGAATTGCTCAAAGCCGCTCGGAACGCCGTGAAAGCGCTGCGCCTCGATCGCAGCGAGCGCCAAACCCTCGAGCAGCTCGCGCTGTGCTTCGGCGGCCAACAACTCGCCCACGGCCTCTTATGCTGGCCCTCGAACGCTTCGATCTGCGACGCAACCGGAATGAGCGACAGCACCGTCCGCCGCGCGCTCTCCAAGCTCTGCCGCCGCGGGCTCATCACGCCGCGCGAGTCCGCAAACGGTAAACGGTTCCCGATCAAGAACGCGAGCGGGGAAATCGTCGACGCCAGAGGCTTCGACCTCACCCCCCTCTTTGCGCGCGCAGGCGAGTTTGCCGACCATGTGCGCATTGTCGAAATCGATCGACGCTTGAAGCGTCAACTCCGCGACGATCTCACGGCGATCCGCAACAAAGTGTATGATCTGTGCGCGGACGACCCTCATGGTCTCGCCGGCGTCGCGAAGCGCGCCGAAGAGGTTCCCAGACCTTCTCGCGACAGTTCGGCCGACGAGCTCGCCGGAATCATCGGGTCATTCGCAGAGCTCGCCGAAGAAGCTCGGACACTCCGTTACACCGAAACCCTATCGGAGAATATAAGCGGGTATGCCCATCAAAATGACGGGCATACAAAACAAGAAGCTAAACGCTCTATCGAAGATTGCAACCAACGGAGCGACGCTAACGCGTCGCAACATCCTCACGAGAAGCGCGCCTCCGGCGCAACTTTTGACGCTAGCCGAGAAGAAGTGTCTGGGACCGTTCGGAAAACCGAACAGCATTCCGTGACCTTCGAGCTCGCAATTCCAAAGGATCTGTCCTTGTGGCGTGAGGCGTGCCCCGAGATCGAGTCCTTCGCTCCCGTTCGGTCGATCGAGGAAGCCTCCGCGACAGGCGCGACGCTCATCAAAGCCTGCGGACTTGCGCGCCACGCTTATGAGGACGCCATCCATCGTCTCGGCGCCCTCAACGCCGGGCTCCTCGCGCTCTTCGTCTACCAGCGACACGCAGACGGCGAACGCCCGGGCGGCACGCCAGTTCGATCGCCGGGCGGCCTGTTCGTCACCTTCCTCCGCGGGATCGCCGACGGCCGCGAGGATCTCACCAAGCATTTGCACGCGATGCAGCGGCGCCGGCGAGCGAAGCGATACCACTAG
- a CDS encoding single-stranded DNA-binding protein, with protein MFDMARFHIIGRVGNIKTFEKNMRISIAANASYKKDGEWVDEADWNEVVVFDKRTMQYVSEKVGKGDYVRVEGRLRQNSYDRASETVYTVELICDEFSRLPKSA; from the coding sequence ATGTTCGATATGGCCCGTTTCCACATCATCGGCCGCGTCGGCAATATCAAGACGTTCGAGAAGAACATGCGGATCTCGATCGCCGCGAACGCTTCCTACAAGAAGGACGGCGAGTGGGTCGACGAAGCCGACTGGAACGAGGTGGTCGTGTTCGACAAGCGCACGATGCAATATGTCTCCGAGAAAGTCGGAAAGGGCGACTACGTCCGCGTCGAAGGTCGGCTGCGCCAGAACAGCTACGATCGCGCCAGCGAGACCGTCTACACCGTGGAACTCATTTGCGACGAGTTCAGCCGCTTGCCGAAGAGCGCCTGA
- the stbB gene encoding StbB family protein, whose translation MKIAVMNFSGNVGKSTIAKHLLLPRIANAEFVTVESINADEGDGEAIRGKEFGELQERLMVIDAAVIDVGSSNVEDFVKLMRRYRGSHEDVDLFVVPAVKEHKQIKDTISTIDSLVNMGVEARKIRVVFNMLEPEESIEDLFAPLFAFQKQKKSFVIDPKAVIHFSELYQRLRARNVTIEELLADETDYKAKLKEAKSADEKADLASLISMKRLAASARANLDHVFSSITR comes from the coding sequence ATGAAGATTGCTGTGATGAATTTTTCTGGAAACGTCGGCAAGTCGACCATTGCGAAGCATCTGCTGCTGCCGCGCATAGCGAACGCTGAATTCGTGACCGTCGAGTCTATCAATGCGGACGAAGGGGATGGCGAGGCCATTCGAGGAAAGGAGTTCGGCGAGCTGCAAGAACGGCTGATGGTGATTGACGCGGCAGTGATCGACGTCGGATCGTCGAATGTCGAGGACTTCGTGAAATTGATGCGTCGTTACCGAGGCTCGCACGAGGACGTCGACCTCTTTGTCGTGCCGGCGGTGAAAGAGCACAAACAGATCAAAGACACGATCTCGACGATTGATAGCCTCGTGAATATGGGCGTCGAGGCACGAAAAATTCGGGTCGTCTTCAATATGCTCGAGCCCGAGGAATCGATCGAGGATTTGTTCGCGCCGCTGTTCGCGTTCCAAAAGCAAAAGAAGTCGTTCGTGATCGATCCGAAGGCAGTGATTCATTTTTCAGAGCTTTATCAGAGGCTGCGAGCGCGGAATGTTACGATAGAAGAACTTCTCGCCGATGAAACGGATTACAAGGCGAAATTGAAAGAGGCCAAATCGGCGGATGAAAAGGCCGATCTGGCGTCTTTGATTTCAATGAAACGTCTTGCCGCCTCCGCGCGCGCGAACTTGGATCACGTTTTCTCGTCGATCACACGGTAG
- the tnpC gene encoding IS66 family transposase — MDAAARALLDENAVLKAQLAVALAKASEDMALIAAQKLQIAKLQRQIYGQKSERSARLLDQLSLELEELEANATEDELAAERAVARTTTVAGFERKRPERNTFPDHLPRERVVIEAPKACGCCGGSRLRKLGEDVTRTLETTPRQWKVIETVREKFTCRDCEKITQAPAPFHVVARGWAGPSLLAMIAFEKFGQHQPLNRQSERYALEGAPIALSTMADAVGSICAALDPLRRLVEAHVLAAERLHGDDTTVPVLAKGKTDTGRCWVYVRDDAPFGGAGPPAAMFYYSRDRRGEHPQGHLANWSGILQADAYDGYGKLYLPGREPGAICEAACWVHARRPFFAMADIDENARRKAAGKKEIPLSPIAVEIVRRIDELFAIERSINGKSAGERLAVRQASSRPLVDALENYLREQLAKLSRGHDLAKAIHYMLKRWPAFTLFLEDGRVCLSNNAAERGLRGIALGRKSWLFCGSDRGGQRAAAMYSLIVSAKMNGVDPQAWLADVLSRIAGHPAHRLDELLPWNWRASAPRASALAA, encoded by the coding sequence ATGGACGCCGCCGCCCGAGCCCTTCTCGACGAAAACGCCGTGCTGAAAGCGCAACTCGCCGTCGCGCTCGCCAAGGCGTCGGAAGACATGGCGCTGATCGCCGCGCAGAAGCTCCAGATCGCCAAATTGCAGCGGCAGATCTATGGGCAGAAGTCGGAGCGCTCGGCGCGGCTGCTCGATCAGTTGTCGCTGGAGCTCGAAGAGCTGGAAGCGAACGCGACGGAAGACGAACTCGCCGCGGAGCGCGCCGTCGCCAGGACGACCACGGTCGCCGGCTTCGAGCGCAAGCGGCCGGAGCGCAACACCTTTCCTGACCACCTGCCGCGCGAGCGCGTGGTGATCGAGGCGCCGAAGGCCTGCGGCTGCTGCGGCGGTTCGCGCCTGCGCAAGCTCGGCGAGGATGTGACGCGGACGCTGGAGACGACGCCGCGCCAGTGGAAGGTCATCGAGACCGTGCGGGAGAAGTTCACCTGCCGGGACTGCGAGAAGATCACCCAGGCGCCGGCGCCGTTCCATGTCGTCGCGCGCGGCTGGGCGGGGCCGAGCCTGCTGGCGATGATCGCTTTCGAGAAGTTCGGCCAGCATCAGCCGCTCAACCGCCAGTCCGAGCGCTATGCTCTCGAAGGCGCGCCGATCGCCTTGTCGACCATGGCCGACGCCGTCGGCTCCATCTGCGCCGCACTCGATCCGCTGCGGCGTCTCGTCGAGGCGCATGTCCTCGCAGCCGAGCGGCTGCACGGGGACGACACCACGGTTCCCGTGCTGGCCAAGGGCAAGACCGACACAGGCCGCTGCTGGGTCTATGTGCGCGACGACGCGCCCTTCGGCGGCGCCGGGCCGCCAGCGGCGATGTTCTATTACTCGCGCGATCGGCGCGGCGAACATCCGCAGGGCCATCTGGCGAACTGGTCCGGCATCCTGCAAGCGGACGCCTATGACGGCTACGGCAAGCTGTATCTGCCGGGGCGCGAGCCCGGCGCGATCTGCGAGGCCGCGTGCTGGGTCCATGCGCGGCGCCCGTTCTTCGCAATGGCGGACATCGACGAGAATGCGCGGCGCAAAGCGGCGGGGAAAAAGGAAATCCCGCTCTCTCCGATTGCCGTCGAGATCGTGCGCCGGATCGACGAGCTGTTTGCGATCGAGCGGTCGATCAACGGCAAGAGCGCCGGGGAACGTCTCGCCGTCAGACAGGCGTCGAGCCGCCCGCTCGTCGACGCGCTGGAAAACTATCTGCGCGAACAGCTCGCCAAACTCTCGCGTGGGCACGATCTCGCCAAGGCGATCCATTACATGCTGAAGAGGTGGCCGGCCTTCACGCTGTTCCTCGAGGATGGGCGCGTGTGCCTGTCCAACAATGCCGCCGAGCGCGGACTGCGCGGCATCGCCCTTGGCAGAAAAAGCTGGTTGTTCTGCGGCTCCGACCGCGGCGGCCAGCGTGCCGCAGCGATGTACAGCCTGATCGTGAGCGCGAAGATGAACGGCGTCGATCCGCAGGCCTGGCTCGCCGACGTTCTCTCGCGCATCGCCGGACATCCAGCGCATCGGCTCGATGAACTGCTGCCGTGGAACTGGCGAGCGTCGGCTCCGCGCGCATCGGCGCTGGCGGCCTGA
- a CDS encoding relaxase/mobilization nuclease domain-containing protein, whose translation MEQNLRVYLVEEMNRLASRARTATATAKDRDREILERSAPRRPARAPSRSRPIREHSRASPADPNPLPHATDRALRGTTITGREDEEKRRSLPNAPHGGAAKAPRSSGAASSGRTEAFLGRGASLQSRAGALAGGYRPAVVKVVSYAHGASRASATANYVDREDVHLESHDGLELKGREAINAEIAAWSKDFEQRAESQDVSSVRLGVIGLHDTAVDREALGKAMAAAFKGHSYAYRIEKLPGGAIEGRAVVAFAGTLGMRTETDWRDGVPFAKTIEERERFTVTTRSIGDPENAFAERVFAPKSEARMKARIEEATGIGQHRLSIEPGAPGNGQSSVVHRLTQLVDRGPATSGSGATLSDPSSIQAESRAWRADLRSFKPRDTMHLIISSKAGTDVDAFTRSVRGFLHEQFSDHKFIFGVHTDKEHAGHVHAHAIVAVRNAEGVKIHPGPQDFRAWREVFAEHAQTQGLKIVATSAAERASSQSYGPKDKAIVDAAERPRPGREARDRAYARDPANQTLIENARRRIDRAHTNPIRLPAGEPQRMAVNEARSAWFDVAKANPTNTTAVDLLRRVNMSAAAGDILAKIAIRVESYHSQEGPMAGATSEQLSSDLTTLNDIVDRASQALDPSTRETFLERSGRYLETLATRVDFTRLAEQGAQAVSAQTVQAVAGVRGQQLVDRAQELARTESQEAQAAGRVADVTAAAERRDEANAGLDATSAKDLLDERRAAAITERDAAREQREAIAAREAARQIEQNPAQVISQSLAQDDQLAALRREQERLAEEMKVEERPQRQTHGQKMS comes from the coding sequence ATGGAGCAAAATCTCCGAGTCTATCTCGTCGAGGAAATGAACCGCCTCGCGTCGCGCGCGCGAACCGCGACAGCCACCGCGAAGGACCGAGATCGGGAGATTTTGGAACGATCCGCGCCGAGGCGACCTGCGCGAGCTCCAAGCCGCTCGCGCCCAATCCGGGAACATTCGCGCGCCTCGCCGGCGGACCCGAATCCCCTTCCCCACGCGACCGATCGCGCGCTTCGTGGAACCACGATCACCGGGCGCGAGGACGAAGAAAAGCGCCGCAGCCTGCCGAACGCGCCGCACGGCGGGGCCGCGAAAGCCCCTCGCTCGTCCGGCGCCGCATCCAGCGGGCGTACGGAAGCGTTTCTAGGGCGTGGGGCCTCTCTGCAATCGCGGGCCGGCGCGCTGGCGGGCGGCTATCGGCCCGCCGTCGTGAAGGTCGTATCTTACGCACATGGAGCCTCACGCGCTTCCGCGACCGCGAACTATGTCGATCGCGAGGACGTCCACCTCGAAAGCCATGACGGCCTGGAATTGAAAGGCCGCGAGGCCATCAATGCGGAGATCGCCGCATGGTCAAAGGACTTCGAGCAAAGGGCTGAAAGTCAGGACGTGAGTTCCGTGCGGCTGGGCGTCATAGGCCTGCACGATACCGCCGTCGATCGCGAAGCGCTCGGAAAGGCGATGGCGGCAGCTTTCAAAGGCCACAGCTACGCATATCGCATCGAAAAGCTACCCGGCGGCGCCATCGAAGGACGCGCCGTCGTCGCGTTCGCCGGCACGTTAGGGATGCGAACCGAGACCGACTGGCGAGACGGCGTGCCTTTCGCCAAGACGATCGAGGAGCGGGAACGGTTCACAGTGACCACCCGCTCGATCGGAGACCCCGAGAACGCCTTCGCCGAGCGAGTCTTTGCGCCGAAATCCGAGGCGCGGATGAAGGCCCGCATCGAGGAAGCGACCGGCATTGGCCAGCACCGCCTCAGCATCGAGCCCGGCGCGCCGGGCAATGGTCAATCGAGCGTCGTTCACCGCCTCACCCAGCTCGTCGATCGCGGGCCCGCCACTTCCGGGTCGGGCGCGACCCTCTCCGACCCTTCCTCAATTCAGGCGGAGTCGCGCGCATGGCGCGCGGATCTCCGCTCCTTCAAACCCCGCGACACGATGCATCTCATCATTTCGTCGAAGGCCGGAACCGACGTCGACGCCTTCACGAGATCCGTCCGCGGCTTCCTCCACGAGCAGTTCTCGGATCACAAATTCATCTTCGGCGTTCACACCGACAAGGAGCACGCCGGCCATGTCCACGCTCACGCGATCGTCGCGGTTCGGAACGCCGAGGGTGTGAAAATTCACCCCGGTCCGCAGGACTTTCGGGCATGGCGCGAGGTATTCGCGGAGCACGCGCAGACTCAAGGCCTGAAGATCGTCGCGACCTCGGCGGCCGAGCGCGCGTCGTCCCAAAGCTACGGTCCGAAGGACAAAGCAATCGTAGATGCGGCGGAGCGTCCCCGGCCCGGGCGTGAAGCGCGCGACCGCGCTTATGCGCGCGATCCGGCAAACCAAACTCTCATCGAAAACGCGCGGCGTCGTATCGATCGCGCGCACACGAACCCCATTCGATTACCAGCCGGCGAACCTCAACGCATGGCGGTCAATGAGGCTCGCAGCGCCTGGTTCGACGTCGCCAAGGCGAATCCGACGAACACGACCGCGGTCGACTTGCTCAGACGTGTCAATATGTCCGCTGCCGCGGGAGACATCCTTGCAAAAATCGCAATTCGTGTAGAATCATATCATTCACAGGAGGGACCAATGGCCGGCGCCACATCCGAACAATTGTCTTCCGACCTCACGACTTTGAATGACATCGTCGATAGGGCGTCTCAAGCCCTCGACCCGTCCACACGCGAGACCTTCCTCGAAAGGTCCGGGCGCTACCTCGAAACTCTCGCTACGCGAGTTGACTTCACACGGCTGGCCGAGCAAGGCGCTCAGGCCGTTTCGGCACAGACCGTGCAAGCGGTCGCCGGCGTCCGCGGCCAGCAGCTGGTCGATCGTGCGCAAGAACTCGCAAGGACCGAATCCCAAGAGGCGCAAGCGGCGGGACGCGTGGCGGATGTGACTGCCGCGGCCGAACGTAGAGACGAGGCCAACGCCGGGCTCGACGCGACGAGCGCGAAAGACTTGCTCGACGAACGCCGAGCGGCAGCCATCACCGAACGTGACGCCGCGCGAGAGCAGCGAGAAGCGATCGCTGCGCGTGAAGCGGCCCGACAGATCGAGCAGAACCCCGCTCAGGTAATCTCGCAAAGCCTCGCGCAGGATGACCAGCTCGCCGCGCTCCGTCGCGAGCAGGAGCGTCTTGCCGAAGAGATGAAAGTCGAAGAGCGCCCGCAGCGGCAAACCCATGGACAGAAAATGTCCTGA
- a CDS encoding helix-turn-helix transcriptional regulator has translation MSEKTCENDSPELLKIVRSKLLQIEEKCGIPRRRFAVEVLGVSDKTYYNICMGTATLSLPTLDRMARKLGISVRVLVDADPMPATIARPIVSGRPRKQQARRVGFEAVSGSI, from the coding sequence ATGAGTGAAAAAACCTGCGAAAACGATAGCCCTGAGCTGCTGAAGATCGTTCGATCGAAGCTACTGCAGATCGAGGAAAAGTGCGGAATACCGCGCCGGCGCTTCGCGGTCGAAGTGCTCGGTGTCTCCGATAAGACATATTATAATATTTGCATGGGCACGGCGACGCTGTCGCTGCCGACGCTCGACCGCATGGCTCGAAAGCTGGGAATATCGGTGCGAGTCCTCGTGGACGCCGATCCCATGCCCGCGACGATCGCGCGGCCGATCGTCTCGGGCCGGCCGCGCAAGCAGCAGGCCAGGCGGGTGGGGTTCGAAGCGGTGAGCGGCTCGATTTAG
- a CDS encoding type IV secretory system conjugative DNA transfer family protein, which translates to MFAIGAALFILTKTMAPAKHKGDASFGTVLDAAKRRMTGKRGIILGVLNGGFIRNADPAHLLIVGPTRSGKGTGFILPNGYDHDGSFVFWDVKRENFDILSRFLRDKGVKVFLFSPGSASTHRYNPLDFIRRDENMPTDCMVVAGFLVPERADDTWSGSARMLLSTLIGYVLTSPNCEGSRHLRGVARMTTTGKDVSSLLARLVKSEGPLLPRWIVDGFNQYVALEPETRNSAVFNVNMAMNPWNNPLVSASTATSDFDLREFRQQRMAVFVHCGLAELVSFRPVIRIMFQQIHDLMMNKRPSPEERHEVLIMLDEFYHLGRMDSLITKITISAGYKFRMAIIIQSLSQLDELYGKAIRASTLAGSQVKLFLAIDDLETANYVSELLGDRTIKVVTPVRRAGAGWFTSSTENIHYEAQPLRNPQELREMDPREAILVVRSAKPFVLRILRHYEDSPFAKFYARYHEAPMPLPQLERWKDRDMGPLLAGRGTEDAKPDKRPVATGSDHALPEESGYVAIDGDNEPPPEPDSDVRAARPAIGGNEPAAVVPSAETAKIDDVEPSKGTSEPQLTVDQLSIGAVLKAVEGVQADDGQKVIELLDALIEGGVMEDRALLELRNLLNKQMDEVRAAA; encoded by the coding sequence GTGTTCGCGATCGGCGCCGCCTTGTTCATTCTCACGAAGACGATGGCGCCGGCGAAGCACAAAGGGGATGCGAGCTTCGGCACAGTGCTGGATGCAGCGAAGCGGCGGATGACAGGAAAGCGCGGAATTATATTGGGCGTGCTGAACGGCGGGTTCATTCGAAACGCCGATCCGGCGCATCTTCTGATTGTCGGACCGACGCGTTCCGGCAAGGGCACCGGGTTCATTCTTCCAAACGGCTACGACCATGACGGCTCGTTCGTATTTTGGGACGTGAAAAGGGAAAACTTCGATATTTTGTCCCGGTTCCTTCGCGACAAAGGCGTGAAGGTGTTTCTGTTTTCGCCCGGTTCGGCGAGCACGCATCGGTACAATCCGCTCGATTTCATCCGGCGTGATGAAAACATGCCGACCGACTGCATGGTGGTCGCGGGATTTCTCGTTCCCGAGCGTGCTGACGACACATGGTCGGGCTCTGCTCGTATGCTGCTGTCGACTTTGATCGGTTATGTATTGACTTCCCCGAATTGCGAAGGCTCACGTCACCTCCGGGGCGTCGCGAGGATGACGACGACGGGCAAGGACGTTTCGAGTCTGCTCGCACGGTTGGTGAAGAGCGAAGGCCCCTTGTTGCCGCGCTGGATCGTCGATGGGTTCAATCAATATGTCGCGCTCGAGCCGGAGACGCGCAACAGCGCCGTGTTCAACGTGAACATGGCGATGAACCCGTGGAACAATCCTCTCGTTTCCGCGTCGACGGCAACTTCGGATTTTGATCTGCGCGAGTTCCGTCAGCAGAGGATGGCGGTCTTTGTGCATTGCGGCCTCGCCGAGCTCGTTTCTTTCCGGCCGGTGATCCGCATCATGTTTCAGCAGATCCACGACTTGATGATGAACAAGCGGCCGTCGCCGGAGGAACGGCATGAAGTGTTGATCATGCTGGACGAGTTCTACCACCTCGGCCGCATGGATTCCTTGATAACGAAGATCACGATCTCTGCCGGATATAAATTTCGTATGGCGATCATCATACAGTCGCTGTCGCAGCTCGACGAGCTCTACGGTAAGGCGATCCGCGCGTCGACGCTGGCGGGATCGCAGGTGAAGCTGTTTCTGGCGATCGACGATCTCGAGACGGCGAACTACGTGTCTGAGCTTCTAGGCGATCGAACGATCAAGGTCGTGACGCCAGTGCGACGCGCAGGGGCAGGATGGTTCACGAGCTCGACGGAGAACATTCACTACGAAGCACAGCCTCTCCGCAACCCGCAAGAATTGCGGGAAATGGACCCGCGCGAGGCGATCCTCGTCGTTCGAAGCGCGAAGCCTTTCGTGCTGCGCATTTTGCGTCACTATGAGGACTCGCCGTTTGCGAAGTTCTATGCGCGATACCACGAGGCTCCGATGCCGCTCCCGCAGCTGGAACGGTGGAAGGATCGCGATATGGGGCCGCTTCTCGCCGGGCGAGGAACCGAGGACGCGAAACCGGATAAGCGACCTGTGGCGACTGGATCAGATCACGCGCTCCCGGAGGAGTCGGGCTATGTGGCGATCGACGGCGACAATGAGCCGCCTCCAGAGCCGGATTCCGATGTCCGCGCCGCGCGGCCGGCGATCGGTGGGAATGAGCCGGCGGCCGTCGTTCCTTCGGCGGAAACGGCGAAGATCGACGACGTCGAACCGTCGAAGGGGACGAGTGAGCCACAATTGACCGTTGACCAATTGTCCATAGGCGCTGTCTTGAAAGCGGTCGAGGGTGTTCAAGCCGATGACGGGCAAAAGGTGATCGAATTGTTGGACGCGCTCATCGAGGGTGGGGTCATGGAAGACAGAGCGCTGCTCGAGTTGAGAAATCTGCTTAACAAGCAAATGGACGAGGTCCGGGCTGCTGCATAG
- the tnpA gene encoding IS66-like element accessory protein TnpA translates to MSRNDDDPPALRRRSWSLEEKRRIVDESLEVEASIAEVARRHDLNTNQLFTWRRQFGVVPTAPQDLAPILPVTITSDTTTECSPPGPTGQMEIVLAEGDRILVWADVETAALSRVVKALRR, encoded by the coding sequence ATGTCGCGCAATGATGATGATCCCCCAGCTCTCCGGCGCCGATCATGGTCTCTCGAAGAGAAGCGCCGGATCGTCGACGAGAGCCTCGAGGTTGAAGCTTCGATCGCCGAGGTCGCGCGGCGGCACGACCTCAACACCAACCAACTCTTCACCTGGCGTCGGCAGTTCGGCGTCGTCCCGACCGCGCCGCAGGATCTCGCGCCGATCCTGCCCGTCACGATCACGTCGGACACGACGACAGAATGTTCCCCTCCAGGGCCGACCGGCCAGATGGAGATCGTTCTCGCCGAGGGGGATCGGATCCTCGTGTGGGCCGATGTCGAGACCGCCGCGCTGTCGCGGGTCGTGAAGGCGCTGCGTCGATGA
- the tnpB gene encoding IS66 family insertion sequence element accessory protein TnpB (TnpB, as the term is used for proteins encoded by IS66 family insertion elements, is considered an accessory protein, since TnpC, encoded by a neighboring gene, is a DDE family transposase.) has protein sequence MIPLPAGCRVWIATGHTDMRRGMQGLALQVQEQLKRDPHAGDLYIFRGRRGDLAKILWHDGVGLSLYAKRLDRGKFIWPSANAGAVSISAGQMAYMLEGIDWRNPQLTWRPQSAG, from the coding sequence ATGATCCCTCTGCCGGCGGGCTGCCGGGTCTGGATCGCCACCGGCCACACCGACATGCGGCGCGGCATGCAGGGGCTGGCTCTTCAGGTGCAGGAGCAGTTGAAACGCGACCCGCACGCGGGTGACCTTTACATTTTCCGCGGGCGCCGCGGCGATCTCGCGAAAATCCTCTGGCACGACGGGGTCGGCCTGTCGCTTTACGCCAAGCGGCTCGACCGCGGAAAGTTCATCTGGCCCTCGGCGAACGCGGGCGCGGTGTCGATCTCGGCCGGGCAGATGGCCTATATGCTCGAGGGGATCGATTGGCGGAATCCGCAACTCACCTGGAGGCCACAAAGCGCCGGGTGA